The genomic stretch ACCTCATTTCCTTTTGTGGCCATGCCTCTAATCTTTCCGCCTCTTTGGACTTTTCTATGTTTTACTTTTTTCGGCATTAACATGCGATTTTTTCTCTCATCTTATTTATTAAATACTTTTCCTTTGTATATCCAAACTTTTACTCCTGTGGTTCCATAGGTTGTGTTAGCGGTAGCTCTTGCAAAATCGACATCGGCTCTGAGAGTATGGAGGGGAATCGATCCTTTTGAAAGCCATTCTCTTCTCGACATATCCGCTCCGCCAAGCCGTCCTGAAATTTCCAATTTTACTCCCTTGACATTCTTTGATTTCATAACCTGTTCGATGGATGATTTGAGTATTCTTCTGAAGGGCATTCTTTTTTCAAGCTGTTCTGCGATTTGTTGGGAAACCAGCGATGCATTTTCTTCGAATTGTTTTATTTCTTGAGCTTCTATTTTTAAATCTATTTTCTTTCCGGCAAAAAATTCTTTTTTTACCAGCTTGCTGATGTCCTCAATTCCGGTTCCGCCTCTTCCGATTAAAACTCCAGGACGAGAGGTTTGAATTATCAATTTTAAAGTTCCAGCCGATCTTTCGATTTCGACATCAGCAATAGCTGCGCTTTTCCAGCGTTTCATTACAAATCTTCTAATTTGAATATCCTCTCTCAAATTTTTAGAATATTCTTTGCCGCCAAACCACCTGGATCTCCAGTTCGTTGTAATTCCTATTCGCAGTCCTTTTGGATTAACTTTATGTCCCATAATAATATAAATCTCTAAACTAAACTAATTATTTCCCTAAACATCACGAAATTATTTTTTAACTTTATTTGTGATTTTTCGAGATATTTTTCGCGATTGTTTCTTGAACTAAATTTATGCTGATTTTCTTCTAAATATTTTTTTTGCCCATCCCTTTCCTTCTGCGCTTTTCTTTTCTTCTATTATCTTTCCGGCTGTAGGAGCTACGGTTGTTTTTTTAGCTTCAGTTTCCCTTTCTTCTATCATTTCTTTTTCTGCTTTTTTCCTCTGTTCCTCTCTTTTTTTCTTTTCTTTGTCCATTTGTTCTTTTGTTTTTCTGTTTTTCCCTTCAATTCTTTCTTCCAGAACCAAGTTTATTTTTGATGATTTTTTGAGAAGTCCCGTCGCTCTTCCATAGGCTCTCGGAAGCCATCTCTTTAAAGTCGGACCTTCGCCTACCCGAATATCATATATGTATAAATTATTCTTGTCTAATCCAAAATTATTTTCTGCATTAGCAATAGCGCTCTTCAAAAGTTTTTCTATCGGGGTACTCGATCTTTTTATCAAATTTCCAAGATTTATAATGGCATCATTAACATCAATCCCTTTTATAGAATCCGTCACAAGTCTTGCCTTTCTTGGAGATACTCTTAAATTGTTGAGCTTAGCTATAACTTTCATTTTAATCTTTTAAATTATTTAACCTATTTTTTATTGCTAGTATCTGCTAATTTGGCAGCTTTAGCCGCATCTAATTCTTTCTGTTTCGCGGCAGTTTCCAATTCTTTCTGCATCTTTCCTCCATGTCTTGTGAATTTCCTGGTTGGAGAAAATTCTCCCAATCTATGCCCTACCATTTCTTCGGTAGCATAAACCGAAATAAATTCCTTGCCATTATGCACTCCGAAAGTAAATCCAATCATTTCTGGAGAAATCGTGCAGGCTCTAGACCAGGTTTTAATAACGTTTCTATCTCCAGGTTTTTTGTCTTTTATTTTCTTGATGAGTCTTTCGTCTATAAATGGACCTTTTTTGAGACTTCTTGACATAATATAATTCTCTAAACTTACACTAATTATTTCCCGAACTATCACGAAATTTTTTTCTAATTTTTTCGAGATTATTCGTGATTATTTTTGCGATTGTTTCGTGATTTATCTTTTAACTCTTCTCTTTAATATGAATCTATCGCTATATTTAAACTTCTTTCTTGTTTTCTTTCCGAGTGCAGGCTTGCCCCAAGGAGTTTTTGGATGTTTAAGTCCGATCCCTTGTCTTCCTTCTCCTCCTCCGTGAGGATGATCCACTGGATTCATCGCTGATCCTCTAACTGCCGGCCGTCTTCCCAACCATCTGCTTTTTCCTGCTTTTCCCAAATTAATTGAACTATGTTCAAAATTGCTCACTTGACCTATTGTAGCATAACATTCTTTATTTACTAACCGTATTTCTCCTGATGAAAGTTTTATCTGAGCCATTTTTTCATCTGTTGCCATAATAGTTGCTCCGCTTCCTGCGCTTCTGGCAATTTGCCCTCCTTTTTTCTCCAGAATTTCTATATTTGAAATGACAGTTCCGACTGGAATATTTTTTAATTTTGTCCTGTTTCCTTTCTTAATTGGAACATTTTCTCCTGAAATTATTTCTTTGTCTTTCTGCATTCCTTCAGATGCCAAAACATATCTTTTTTCCCCGTCTTTATAGACAACCAAAGCAATCAGAGCGCTCCTATTCGGATCTTTTTCGATGGCTACGATTTTTCCGGAAATATCAAACTTATCCATTTTAAAATCAACCAAGCGATATCTTCTTTTGTGTCCTCCGCCTTTATGCCTTACTGAAATCTTTCCTCTAGCTCTTCCATATTTTCTTGATAGTATTGCCATTAAAGATTTTTCCGGTTTTTTATCGGTCAAATCATCCGGTTTCACTACCGACATATTTCTTCTTCCTGCATGATTTCTTCTGTATTTTTTGATTGCCATATATGCTTTACTGATTTTTTATTATACTCCCTCGAATAATTCGATTTTATCCCCTGCTTTCAGTTTTACTATCGCTTTCTTGAATCCGGATTTGAAACCTTTAGTTCTTCCATAAATTCTTTTTTTGGGATGGATGTTTATAACATTCACATCAAAAACAGTAACTTTATATAAATCCTCTACTGATTTTTTTATGCTAATTTTATTTGAATCTTTGCTGACCCTAAAAACATACTTATTCTGAGCCATTTCTTGATGCGACTTTTCGGTAATCCAGGGCTCAAGCAAAAATCTGGAAGCAAAATCAGCCTTGCCGGCAAATGAAGTTTTAGCTTTTTCAGCTGCAACCTTCTTTTTCTTCTTGTCCCCGCCTGCATCGCTATGCGAAGCATTGAGGGAAAGTTCTTTTTTAGTTTCTACGATTGCCATATCCCTAAACTTACACTAATTATTTCTCGAAATATCACGAAATTTTTTTATTATTTTTTTCGAGATTATTCGTGATTATTTTTGCGATTGTTTCGTGATTTTCTTGCCGTACTTTTCTTCTAAATATTTTACCGACTCTTTGCTCAAGACCAAATTCTTGTGATTCATTATATCGAAAACATTCAAATCGCTAGTCATAACATTATCAGCTTTTTTCAAATTTCTGGAATACAATCTCAAATCCTTTTCACTGGCCGAGAACCCAAAAAGAATACTGCCTTTAATTTTCAAATTTCCAACAATTTCGGAAAATTTCTTGGTTTTCTTTTCGGCAAGTTCTATTTTATCTAAAATCACGACCTCTTTACTGTTTACTTT from Parcubacteria group bacterium encodes the following:
- the rpsC gene encoding 30S ribosomal protein S3: MGHKVNPKGLRIGITTNWRSRWFGGKEYSKNLREDIQIRRFVMKRWKSAAIADVEIERSAGTLKLIIQTSRPGVLIGRGGTGIEDISKLVKKEFFAGKKIDLKIEAQEIKQFEENASLVSQQIAEQLEKRMPFRRILKSSIEQVMKSKNVKGVKLEISGRLGGADMSRREWLSKGSIPLHTLRADVDFARATANTTYGTTGVKVWIYKGKVFNK
- the rplV gene encoding 50S ribosomal protein L22, with amino-acid sequence MKVIAKLNNLRVSPRKARLVTDSIKGIDVNDAIINLGNLIKRSSTPIEKLLKSAIANAENNFGLDKNNLYIYDIRVGEGPTLKRWLPRAYGRATGLLKKSSKINLVLEERIEGKNRKTKEQMDKEKKKREEQRKKAEKEMIEERETEAKKTTVAPTAGKIIEEKKSAEGKGWAKKIFRRKSA
- the rpsS gene encoding 30S ribosomal protein S19, whose product is MSRSLKKGPFIDERLIKKIKDKKPGDRNVIKTWSRACTISPEMIGFTFGVHNGKEFISVYATEEMVGHRLGEFSPTRKFTRHGGKMQKELETAAKQKELDAAKAAKLADTSNKK
- the rplB gene encoding 50S ribosomal protein L2, which codes for MAIKKYRRNHAGRRNMSVVKPDDLTDKKPEKSLMAILSRKYGRARGKISVRHKGGGHKRRYRLVDFKMDKFDISGKIVAIEKDPNRSALIALVVYKDGEKRYVLASEGMQKDKEIISGENVPIKKGNRTKLKNIPVGTVISNIEILEKKGGQIARSAGSGATIMATDEKMAQIKLSSGEIRLVNKECYATIGQVSNFEHSSINLGKAGKSRWLGRRPAVRGSAMNPVDHPHGGGEGRQGIGLKHPKTPWGKPALGKKTRKKFKYSDRFILKRRVKR
- the rplW gene encoding 50S ribosomal protein L23; protein product: MAIVETKKELSLNASHSDAGGDKKKKKVAAEKAKTSFAGKADFASRFLLEPWITEKSHQEMAQNKYVFRVSKDSNKISIKKSVEDLYKVTVFDVNVINIHPKKRIYGRTKGFKSGFKKAIVKLKAGDKIELFEGV